The following proteins come from a genomic window of Amblyomma americanum isolate KBUSLIRL-KWMA unplaced genomic scaffold, ASM5285725v1 scaffold_392, whole genome shotgun sequence:
- the LOC144112526 gene encoding uncharacterized protein LOC144112526 isoform X3, whose product MSCSAASTLPPSSARCSKKILMFLLTYLKTSKFGTGKKSVSEDCQVRIADVLDEPQQAEQSRVTATYSLTYSLPAVPNDIQFSIEPTKVDSTSKHAAELSNGSIMTSAYTPCNCTRRGG is encoded by the exons ATGAGCTGTTCCGCGGCATCGACGTTGCCACCCTCATCTGCACG ATGTTCGAAGAAGATTTTAATGTTTTTGTTGACATACCTGAAGACTTCGAAATTCGGGACAGGGAAAAAATCAGTCTCCGAGGATTGCCAGGTTCG GATTGCGGATGTTCTCGACGAGCCCCAGCAAGCGGAGCAATCCCGTGTCACTGCCACGTACAGCCTCACATACAGCCTGCCAGCTGTACCAAACGATATCCAATTCAGTATAGAGCCCACCAAAGTGGACAGTACTTCAAAGCACGCAGCAGAGTTGTCCAATGGCTCTATCATGACCTCTGCTTATACACCAT